A genomic region of Exiguobacterium sp. Helios contains the following coding sequences:
- the rbfA gene encoding 30S ribosome-binding factor RbfA: MSVRSNRVAEQVRKEITQMLIKDVNDPRVKAVTVTGVEVTGDLQQATIFYSVLGDETVREEARVGLEKSKGFMRKEIGSRIRLRKTPELLFEIDTSVEYGSRIDELLRNLNKD; the protein is encoded by the coding sequence ATGAGCGTACGTTCCAATCGTGTAGCAGAGCAGGTGCGTAAAGAAATTACGCAAATGTTGATTAAAGATGTGAATGATCCGCGTGTCAAGGCGGTGACGGTAACCGGTGTTGAAGTCACAGGTGACTTACAACAAGCAACGATCTTTTATTCGGTGCTCGGTGATGAAACGGTGCGTGAAGAAGCGCGCGTTGGTCTTGAAAAGTCAAAAGGGTTCATGCGTAAAGAAATCGGATCACGGATCCGTTTACGGAAGACACCTGAATTGCTGTTTGAGATCGATACATCTGTCGAGTACGGATCACGGATCGACGAATTGCTCCGGAACTTGAACAAGGATTAA
- the infB gene encoding translation initiation factor IF-2, with amino-acid sequence MGKRVYEFAKEQNVTSKQVIAQLEKLEKPVKNHMAVLDEQTVQQLDKVFNPEKHRVQKTEAPKQVKSDNKPNRPGTTNKPAGNQSRNTKGGRPEFGNRNNRGGKRRPQKKVEPRKLEVADPNSKSSQRKAARRAQEEAMANVVQYADNLTVGELAEKMDKKPNELIMKLMGMGVMATINQDLDDETVELLASDFGFEVEKTVKVDETDFDAYELNLDNYELSERPPVVTIMGHVDHGKTTLLDSIRNTKVTAGEAGGITQHIGAYQVEIEGKKITFLDTPGHAAFTTMRARGADVTDIAIIVVAADDGVMPQTEEAISHAKAAGVPIIVAVNKMDKEGANPDRVKQELTEFELVAEDWGGDTIFVPVSALKGDGIDELLEMILLVSEVQEYKSTPDMHGRGTVIEAKLDKGRGPVATLLVQHGTLRVGDPIVVGHTFGRIRAMVNDIGRRVKEVGPSTPIEITGLNDVPKAGDQFFAFEDEKKARQIGEARYQREIEAQRRDSAKVSLEDLFDRIKEGEVKDLNIIIKGDVQGSVEALAGSLKKIDVEGAKINIVHSGVGAITEGDVILASAANAIIIGFNVRPDGNAKSMADQEKVEIRLHKIIYNAIEEIEQAMKGLLDPEFVEKIIGQAEVRDVIKVSKVGTIAGGYVTEGKLTRAAGVRVVRDSIVIYEGKLDTLRRFKDDVKEVAAGYECGIKIERYDDIKVDDVIEAFIMEEVKRK; translated from the coding sequence TTGGGTAAACGTGTATACGAATTCGCGAAAGAACAGAATGTAACGAGTAAGCAGGTCATCGCCCAGCTCGAAAAGCTGGAAAAACCCGTTAAGAATCATATGGCGGTTTTAGATGAACAGACAGTACAGCAACTCGACAAAGTATTTAATCCCGAGAAACATCGGGTCCAAAAAACGGAGGCTCCAAAACAAGTGAAATCAGACAATAAACCGAACAGACCAGGAACAACTAACAAACCAGCAGGGAACCAATCACGCAATACAAAAGGCGGACGTCCGGAATTCGGAAACCGCAATAACCGCGGTGGAAAACGCCGTCCACAGAAAAAAGTGGAACCACGTAAACTGGAAGTAGCAGACCCAAATTCAAAATCAAGTCAACGAAAAGCAGCACGTCGGGCGCAAGAAGAAGCAATGGCGAACGTCGTTCAATACGCAGACAACTTAACAGTCGGCGAATTGGCTGAAAAAATGGATAAAAAACCAAACGAACTGATCATGAAATTGATGGGAATGGGCGTTATGGCGACCATTAACCAAGATCTCGATGATGAGACGGTTGAATTGCTTGCATCTGACTTCGGATTTGAAGTCGAAAAAACAGTTAAAGTCGATGAAACAGACTTCGATGCATATGAACTGAACCTCGATAACTACGAATTGTCAGAACGTCCACCGGTCGTTACAATCATGGGACACGTTGACCACGGTAAAACGACATTGCTTGACTCGATCCGAAACACAAAAGTCACAGCAGGCGAAGCCGGCGGAATTACGCAGCATATCGGTGCCTACCAAGTAGAAATCGAAGGAAAGAAAATTACATTCCTCGATACACCAGGTCACGCCGCGTTTACAACAATGCGTGCACGTGGGGCAGATGTCACGGATATCGCCATCATCGTTGTCGCAGCAGATGACGGCGTCATGCCGCAAACGGAAGAAGCGATCAGCCACGCAAAAGCAGCCGGAGTTCCAATCATCGTTGCTGTCAACAAGATGGATAAAGAAGGCGCTAATCCAGACCGTGTCAAACAAGAATTGACGGAGTTCGAACTCGTAGCCGAGGACTGGGGCGGTGACACGATTTTCGTACCGGTTTCAGCTCTTAAAGGAGACGGAATCGACGAGTTGCTTGAGATGATTCTTCTTGTCTCCGAAGTCCAAGAATATAAATCTACACCGGACATGCACGGACGCGGAACGGTCATCGAAGCGAAACTCGATAAAGGACGCGGACCTGTTGCGACATTGCTCGTCCAACACGGAACACTTCGTGTCGGAGATCCAATTGTCGTCGGTCATACGTTCGGCCGGATTCGGGCAATGGTCAACGATATCGGTCGCCGTGTCAAAGAGGTTGGCCCGTCGACACCAATCGAAATTACAGGCTTGAACGATGTACCAAAAGCCGGAGATCAATTCTTTGCGTTTGAAGATGAGAAAAAAGCCCGTCAAATCGGGGAAGCGCGTTACCAACGTGAAATCGAGGCACAACGCCGCGATTCAGCGAAAGTCAGTTTGGAAGATCTCTTCGACCGGATCAAAGAAGGCGAAGTCAAAGACCTCAACATCATCATCAAAGGTGACGTTCAAGGTTCAGTCGAAGCCCTCGCCGGTTCACTCAAGAAAATCGACGTCGAAGGTGCTAAGATCAACATCGTCCACTCAGGTGTTGGTGCCATCACAGAAGGTGATGTCATCTTGGCTTCAGCAGCTAACGCCATCATCATCGGCTTTAACGTCCGTCCAGATGGTAACGCGAAATCGATGGCAGACCAAGAGAAGGTTGAGATTCGTCTTCACAAAATCATCTACAATGCGATCGAAGAAATCGAACAAGCGATGAAAGGTCTTCTTGACCCAGAATTCGTTGAGAAAATCATTGGTCAAGCTGAAGTTCGTGACGTCATCAAAGTCTCGAAAGTCGGAACGATTGCCGGTGGTTATGTCACAGAAGGTAAATTGACACGTGCTGCAGGTGTTCGTGTTGTTCGTGACAGCATCGTTATTTATGAAGGAAAACTCGATACGTTGCGCCGCTTCAAAGACGATGTCAAAGAAGTAGCAGCCGGTTACGAGTGTGGAATCAAGATCGAACGATACGACGATATCAAAGTAGACGATGTCATCGAAGCGTTCATCATGGAAGAAGTTAAACGCAAGTAA
- a CDS encoding YlxQ family RNA-binding protein — translation MSKWESLLGLANRARKVTTGEELVLKEVRGGQAKLVLLAADAGAATRKKVTDKCTSYRVPYIEVGDRNILGHALGKDARVVVSVNEAGFAKKLTELLSND, via the coding sequence ATGAGTAAATGGGAATCGCTCCTTGGTCTCGCGAACCGAGCGCGGAAAGTGACGACTGGAGAAGAACTCGTACTGAAAGAAGTACGGGGGGGACAAGCCAAACTCGTCCTCTTAGCAGCAGATGCGGGGGCTGCCACGCGTAAGAAAGTGACGGATAAATGTACAAGTTATCGTGTTCCGTACATCGAAGTCGGAGATCGAAACATTCTTGGACATGCACTTGGGAAAGACGCGCGTGTTGTCGTGTCAGTCAACGAAGCCGGATTTGCGAAAAAGCTAACGGAACTCCTCTCGAACGATTAA
- the rnpM gene encoding RNase P modulator RnpM, whose amino-acid sequence MQKKVPLRKCVITQEMRPKKELIRVVRTPDSEVVVDLNGKMNGRGAYLTKDATVIATAKKKRTLDHHLKVKTTDALYDQLLAIAGGTHE is encoded by the coding sequence GTGCAAAAAAAGGTACCATTACGCAAATGTGTCATCACACAAGAGATGCGTCCTAAAAAAGAGTTAATTCGGGTCGTCCGGACACCTGACAGTGAGGTTGTCGTCGATCTTAATGGTAAAATGAATGGGCGAGGCGCCTATTTGACGAAAGATGCCACTGTCATTGCGACAGCAAAAAAGAAGCGCACACTCGATCACCATCTGAAAGTCAAAACAACAGATGCGTTATATGATCAATTGCTTGCGATCGCGGGAGGTACACATGAGTAA
- the nusA gene encoding transcription termination factor NusA has translation MGPQLLEAIEQIAKEKEIDKNIIIDALEQALISAYRRNFGKESEAVKVEFDQQTGDIRVFALKEVVERLTQPEEQLSLEEAHEIDPTYELGDFHKVEVTPGDFGRVAAQTAKQIVTQKMREAERERIYNHFADREDEIMTGMVERQDARNLYVNLEGIEAVLTTHEQMPNERFGIREYIKVYVTKVDPMVKGSGASILVSRTHPGLLKRLFEIEVPEIASGEVEVKSVAREAGDRSKIAVASDEIDPVGACVGQKGARVQRIVNELNGEKIDIVRYSDDPKEYVANALSPAQVVAVYVNEPAKATIVVVPDFQLSLAIGKRGQNARLAAKLTGWKIDIKSESEAESMELKDVFMKVEPAATEAVDVETVQVEGEE, from the coding sequence ATGGGACCACAGTTACTTGAAGCAATCGAACAAATCGCTAAAGAAAAAGAGATTGATAAGAATATCATCATCGATGCGCTGGAACAGGCATTGATTTCCGCTTACCGTCGCAACTTTGGAAAAGAGTCGGAGGCAGTAAAAGTCGAATTTGACCAACAGACAGGAGATATCCGTGTCTTTGCCTTAAAAGAGGTTGTTGAACGTTTGACACAGCCGGAAGAACAGCTTTCACTCGAGGAAGCACACGAAATCGATCCAACGTATGAACTCGGTGATTTCCATAAAGTCGAAGTGACACCAGGTGATTTCGGACGTGTCGCAGCACAAACGGCGAAACAAATCGTCACACAAAAGATGCGCGAAGCAGAGCGGGAACGTATTTACAATCATTTCGCCGACCGGGAAGATGAAATCATGACCGGAATGGTTGAACGTCAGGATGCACGTAATCTTTACGTTAACCTGGAGGGGATTGAAGCCGTACTGACGACACACGAACAGATGCCGAATGAACGTTTCGGAATCCGGGAATACATCAAAGTATACGTAACGAAAGTCGATCCAATGGTCAAGGGATCAGGCGCATCGATTCTTGTATCGCGGACACACCCAGGTTTATTAAAACGTCTGTTTGAAATCGAAGTACCTGAAATCGCCAGCGGCGAAGTTGAAGTGAAGTCGGTAGCACGTGAAGCCGGCGACCGTTCGAAGATTGCCGTTGCTTCCGACGAAATCGATCCTGTCGGTGCATGTGTCGGTCAAAAAGGAGCGCGTGTCCAACGTATCGTTAACGAATTAAACGGAGAAAAGATTGATATCGTCCGTTATTCAGATGATCCGAAAGAATACGTCGCCAATGCATTAAGTCCAGCACAAGTCGTCGCCGTATATGTCAATGAGCCGGCAAAAGCGACAATCGTCGTCGTACCGGACTTCCAATTGTCACTTGCGATCGGGAAACGTGGTCAAAATGCCCGTTTAGCTGCCAAGTTAACAGGATGGAAAATTGACATCAAGAGCGAATCAGAAGCAGAATCGATGGAATTGAAAGATGTCTTCATGAAAGTCGAACCTGCGGCAACAGAAGCAGTTGACGTGGAAACGGTCCAAGTCGAAGGCGAGGAATAA
- the rimP gene encoding ribosome maturation factor RimP codes for MTNVTEKVEQLAKPIVEREGMELVDVEFVKEGADWFLRVSIDKEGGVDLEDCVNINEKLSEALNQDDPIDEPYYLDVASPGAERPLKKTEDFEKAIGKHVYIKTHDPVKDATEFEGTLLTYSEEMLELEVRVKTRKLKIEIPVNKIAMARLAVVF; via the coding sequence ATGACGAACGTAACTGAGAAGGTCGAACAACTCGCTAAACCGATCGTAGAACGAGAGGGGATGGAGCTTGTCGACGTCGAATTCGTCAAAGAGGGGGCGGATTGGTTCCTACGTGTCTCCATCGATAAAGAAGGTGGCGTTGACCTGGAAGACTGTGTCAACATCAATGAAAAGTTATCGGAAGCATTGAATCAAGATGATCCGATTGACGAACCCTACTATTTAGATGTTGCGAGTCCAGGTGCTGAACGACCACTCAAAAAAACCGAGGATTTCGAAAAGGCGATTGGCAAACACGTCTATATCAAGACGCATGATCCCGTCAAGGATGCGACAGAATTTGAGGGTACACTACTGACTTATTCTGAAGAAATGCTTGAACTCGAAGTCCGTGTGAAGACACGAAAATTGAAAATTGAAATACCGGTGAACAAGATCGCGATGGCGCGGCTTGCGGTAGTGTTCTAA
- a CDS encoding PolC-type DNA polymerase III, with protein sequence MRVDTQQRMSLLMSDLELPTGIVEEFFTDASLEKLRVQKATATWTFHIRLLQVLPQNVYQMFYSRLKSRYQQFAEVKLLLESEQRPDAKLFIDYWPYIVEDLADASSAMRSHLSRVLPEYRDNKLFIPVRSEPEAGFLKNDLCGEMQLLYGAYGFPKFVCEPVVQMDQTEQEELRNQVKQEDIDEAKRMLELQFKREQSRDDDEGPIDIRIGKPIQDEVVPIKTIQDEERRIAIRGLVFAAESRELRSGKTIFTFKLTDYTDSLVVKMFARDETDVKILSAIKKGMWIQVAGRVEFDTFLRDLCMMIAQLSEVKMELPADPWAGEKRVELHAHSQMSQMDAVMNVTKYVERAAAWGHPAVAITDHAGAQSFPDAYYAGKKNNIKVLYGIEANVVNDGVQVAYHPVDQDLEKATFVVFDVETTGLSAMYNKIIELAAVKIYDGDIIDKFEAFADPKHLLSATTIDLTGITDEMVRGKPDPEQVVKEFMDWAGDSILVAHNASFDIGFLNATLRSGNHDESTLPVIDTLELARVLMPSLKNHRLNTLAKRFDIELTQHHRAIYDAEATGYLMLKLLQMADEMFNMKTHLSLNREMGKDISRARPYHATVYAKNRTGLKNLYQLISLAHTKHVHRVVRTPRSQLVAHRDGLIIGSACDNGEVFDAALNKSDEDLAKVMRFYDFIEIQPPAMYGHLIEREIVQNELELRDLIKKVIRVAEENDILPVATGNVHYLDTHDATYREVLIRTQGGANMLNMRKQLPPAHFRTTQEMMSDFKFLGPELSERLVIINSQKIAGWFENIDIIPKDLFTPKIEGADEEVRSLSYDMAHRIYGDVLPEIVEARLEKELKSIIGHGFAVIYLISHKLVKKSLDDGYLVGSRGSVGSSLVATMTEITEVNPLPPHYVCPNCKESEFFDDGSVGSGFDLPDKTCKTCDVPLIKDGHDIPFETFLGFKGDKVPDIDLNFSGEYQPKAHAYTKVLFGDDYVYRAGTIGTIAEKTAYGYVKGYQSENDLNYRNAEVDRLVSGVTGVKRTTGQHPGGIIVVPDYMDIYDISPIQFPADDMGSEWKTTHFDFHSIHDNLLKLDILGHDDPTMIRMLQDLSGRDPKTIPVDDAEVMKIFSSTESIGVTPEQIDSKTGTLGIPEFGTKFVRQMLEETKPTTFSELVQISGLSHGTDVWLGNASELIYNGTCELKDVIGCRDDIMVYLIYAGLEPSLAFKIMESVRKGKGLSIEMEEAMIENHVPLWYIDSCKKIKYMFPKAHAAAYVLMAVRIAYYKVHHPMYYYASYFTVRAGDFDIGAMNKGSAAIRKVLQDIKDKGFEATAKDKGLYTVLEIALEMIERGFTFSKVDLYKSSASEFLIDGDSLLPPFDAVTGLGTNAAKQIVEARKGGEFLSKEDLQKRAKLSKSIIETLDNLGCLEGLPDENQLSLFDL encoded by the coding sequence ATGCGAGTGGATACACAACAACGCATGTCGCTCTTGATGAGCGATTTAGAATTACCAACCGGCATCGTTGAAGAATTTTTTACAGATGCTTCACTTGAAAAATTACGGGTCCAAAAAGCAACCGCGACATGGACTTTCCATATCCGACTGCTACAGGTCTTACCTCAAAACGTTTATCAGATGTTTTACAGTCGGCTGAAAAGCCGTTACCAACAGTTTGCGGAGGTCAAATTACTGCTTGAATCCGAGCAACGTCCCGACGCTAAACTATTTATTGATTACTGGCCGTATATCGTCGAGGATTTGGCTGATGCCTCGTCAGCGATGCGGAGTCATCTAAGCCGTGTTTTGCCGGAGTACCGGGACAATAAACTATTTATTCCGGTTCGAAGTGAACCGGAAGCCGGATTCCTGAAAAATGATCTTTGCGGTGAAATGCAATTATTATACGGGGCATACGGGTTCCCGAAATTTGTGTGTGAACCGGTCGTCCAGATGGATCAAACTGAGCAGGAAGAATTACGGAATCAGGTTAAACAGGAGGATATTGATGAAGCAAAACGAATGCTTGAACTTCAATTCAAACGGGAACAATCCCGTGACGATGACGAAGGACCAATTGATATCCGGATTGGAAAACCGATTCAAGACGAAGTGGTACCGATTAAGACGATTCAAGATGAAGAACGCCGGATTGCAATCCGGGGACTTGTTTTTGCGGCAGAAAGTCGGGAACTCCGCAGCGGAAAAACAATCTTTACATTTAAACTGACCGACTATACGGATTCTTTGGTCGTCAAAATGTTTGCCCGTGACGAGACCGATGTCAAAATCCTGTCGGCTATCAAAAAAGGCATGTGGATTCAAGTAGCGGGCCGTGTCGAATTTGATACGTTCTTGCGTGACTTGTGTATGATGATCGCCCAGTTGTCCGAAGTCAAAATGGAACTGCCGGCCGATCCATGGGCGGGTGAGAAACGGGTCGAGTTACATGCCCATTCCCAAATGAGTCAGATGGATGCTGTCATGAACGTGACGAAATATGTGGAGCGAGCAGCTGCCTGGGGGCACCCGGCAGTCGCCATCACTGATCACGCGGGGGCGCAAAGCTTCCCGGATGCGTATTATGCCGGAAAGAAAAACAACATCAAGGTGTTATACGGGATTGAAGCGAACGTCGTCAACGACGGGGTTCAGGTCGCGTATCATCCGGTCGATCAGGACTTGGAAAAAGCAACGTTTGTCGTTTTTGACGTCGAGACCACCGGATTGTCTGCGATGTATAACAAAATCATCGAGTTAGCCGCTGTTAAGATTTACGATGGAGACATCATCGACAAGTTCGAAGCGTTTGCTGATCCAAAACATCTCTTGTCAGCGACAACGATTGATTTAACGGGAATTACCGATGAGATGGTCCGCGGAAAACCGGACCCGGAACAAGTCGTCAAGGAATTCATGGACTGGGCGGGGGATTCGATTCTCGTTGCCCACAATGCTTCCTTTGATATCGGGTTCTTAAATGCCACATTACGGTCCGGTAACCATGATGAATCGACTTTACCCGTCATCGATACGCTCGAACTCGCGCGTGTCCTGATGCCGAGTCTTAAAAATCACCGTTTGAATACGCTCGCGAAACGATTTGATATTGAATTGACCCAGCATCACCGGGCGATTTACGATGCGGAAGCGACCGGCTATTTGATGCTCAAACTACTGCAAATGGCGGACGAGATGTTTAATATGAAGACTCACCTTTCGCTTAACCGGGAGATGGGAAAAGATATTTCACGGGCACGTCCGTATCATGCGACGGTCTATGCCAAAAACCGGACAGGTCTGAAAAACTTGTATCAGCTGATTTCGCTGGCGCATACGAAACACGTCCACCGTGTCGTCCGGACACCGCGTTCGCAACTCGTTGCGCACCGGGACGGTTTGATCATAGGTTCGGCCTGTGACAACGGGGAAGTGTTTGATGCAGCCCTTAATAAATCAGATGAAGATTTGGCGAAGGTCATGCGTTTTTATGATTTCATCGAAATTCAGCCACCTGCGATGTACGGTCATTTAATCGAACGGGAAATCGTTCAAAATGAGTTGGAACTGCGGGATTTGATCAAAAAGGTCATCCGGGTCGCGGAAGAAAACGATATTCTGCCGGTAGCGACGGGCAATGTGCATTATCTGGACACACATGACGCCACCTATCGGGAAGTGTTGATTCGGACGCAGGGCGGCGCCAACATGCTGAATATGCGTAAACAATTGCCGCCGGCCCATTTCCGGACGACACAAGAAATGATGAGTGATTTTAAATTTTTAGGACCGGAACTGTCGGAGCGGCTTGTCATCATCAATAGTCAGAAAATCGCCGGCTGGTTTGAAAATATTGATATCATTCCAAAAGATTTGTTCACGCCTAAAATTGAAGGCGCGGATGAAGAGGTCCGGTCGTTGTCGTATGACATGGCGCATCGCATTTACGGCGATGTCCTGCCGGAAATCGTCGAAGCACGGCTCGAAAAGGAACTCAAATCGATTATCGGTCACGGATTTGCCGTCATTTATCTGATTTCGCACAAGCTCGTAAAAAAATCACTCGATGATGGATATCTCGTCGGATCCCGGGGATCGGTCGGTTCGAGCCTCGTCGCGACGATGACGGAAATCACGGAAGTCAATCCGTTACCACCGCATTACGTCTGTCCGAATTGTAAGGAGTCGGAATTCTTTGATGATGGATCGGTTGGTTCTGGATTCGACTTACCGGATAAAACGTGTAAGACGTGTGACGTGCCGTTAATCAAAGACGGGCACGATATTCCGTTTGAGACGTTCCTTGGATTCAAAGGGGATAAAGTACCGGATATTGATTTAAACTTCAGTGGAGAATACCAGCCAAAAGCCCACGCCTATACAAAAGTCTTGTTTGGTGACGACTATGTGTACCGAGCCGGGACAATTGGTACGATTGCCGAGAAAACGGCTTACGGCTACGTCAAAGGATATCAGTCTGAAAATGATTTAAACTACCGGAATGCTGAAGTCGACCGGCTCGTCAGCGGTGTGACCGGTGTCAAACGGACGACGGGTCAGCATCCGGGTGGGATCATCGTTGTTCCGGATTATATGGACATTTATGATATCAGTCCGATTCAATTCCCGGCGGATGACATGGGGTCCGAGTGGAAAACGACCCACTTTGATTTCCATTCGATCCACGATAACTTATTGAAACTGGATATCCTCGGACATGATGATCCGACGATGATTCGGATGTTGCAAGATTTGTCGGGACGCGATCCGAAAACGATTCCCGTCGATGATGCAGAGGTCATGAAGATTTTCAGTTCGACAGAATCGATTGGCGTGACACCGGAACAGATTGATTCGAAAACCGGGACGCTTGGGATTCCAGAGTTTGGGACAAAATTTGTCCGACAGATGCTTGAAGAAACAAAACCGACGACTTTTTCAGAACTTGTCCAGATTTCCGGTCTGTCTCACGGCACGGATGTCTGGCTCGGTAATGCCAGTGAGCTGATTTATAACGGAACATGTGAACTGAAAGACGTCATCGGTTGCCGGGATGATATCATGGTCTATTTGATTTACGCGGGTCTTGAACCGTCACTTGCCTTTAAAATCATGGAATCGGTCCGTAAAGGGAAAGGTCTTTCAATTGAGATGGAAGAGGCGATGATTGAAAATCATGTACCGCTTTGGTATATCGATTCGTGTAAAAAAATCAAGTACATGTTCCCGAAAGCCCACGCCGCGGCCTATGTGTTGATGGCCGTCCGGATTGCTTATTATAAAGTCCATCATCCGATGTACTATTATGCCTCTTACTTCACGGTTCGTGCCGGTGATTTTGATATCGGGGCGATGAACAAGGGATCGGCAGCGATCCGCAAAGTATTGCAGGATATCAAAGATAAAGGATTTGAAGCAACGGCGAAAGACAAGGGGCTGTACACCGTGCTTGAGATTGCGCTTGAAATGATTGAACGGGGCTTTACCTTCAGCAAAGTCGATTTGTATAAATCGAGTGCATCCGAGTTTCTGATTGATGGAGATTCGCTACTGCCGCCGTTCGATGCTGTCACCGGTCTTGGAACGAACGCGGCGAAACAAATCGTCGAAGCCCGAAAAGGCGGTGAGTTCCTGTCGAAGGAAGATTTGCAAAAACGGGCGAAACTCTCGAAGTCGATTATCGAAACGCTGGATAATCTCGGTTGTCTGGAAGGTCTTCCGGATGAGAACCAACTCTCGTTATTTGACCTCTAA
- a CDS encoding proline--tRNA ligase: MKQSKLFMPTLREVPSDAEAISHQLLLRAGFMRQNAAGIYSYLPLAKRVLSKIETIIRQEMEGAGAQELLMPAIQPAELWEETGRWDIYGPELMRLTDRHDRRFALGATHEELITSIVRDELNSYKKLPVNLFQIQMKYRDERRPRFGLLRGREFIMKDAYSFHSSQESLEEEYQNMFNAYTKIFTRVGLEFRPVVADSGAIGGSGTHEFHALAAIGEDTIVYSDQSDYAANLEMAESVDQYTKQDKASEALEEVHTGDAKTIEAVSAVLGLPEQESIKTVVFKTEEGLVMALVRGDHEVNDIKLKNYLGALDIMMATDEEIEQALHSTPGTLGPIGADMKVVADYAVRALTNSVCGANKPETHYVHVEPNRDFEAEYTDLRFVEEGDLSPDGQGHVKFARGIEVGQVFKLGTRYSEGMNATFLDEGGKAQPLIMGCYGIGVSRTMSAVVEQHYDERGIIWPKAIAPFDVHLIAVNGKNAEQMQVAETVYHDLTAAGFSVLFDDRKERAGVKFADADLIGLPVRINVGKKAPDGIVELKARRGGEAEEIQQADLLEAVRSLYEGLQ, from the coding sequence ATGAAACAATCCAAATTATTTATGCCTACTTTACGGGAAGTACCATCCGATGCAGAAGCCATCAGTCATCAGCTTTTGTTACGGGCAGGGTTTATGCGTCAAAATGCAGCCGGAATCTATTCGTATCTTCCACTGGCGAAACGCGTCCTGTCGAAAATCGAGACGATCATTCGTCAAGAAATGGAGGGAGCTGGTGCGCAGGAATTGTTGATGCCAGCTATTCAACCAGCAGAACTATGGGAAGAAACCGGACGCTGGGATATTTACGGTCCGGAACTGATGCGTTTGACGGACCGTCACGATCGACGGTTTGCGCTTGGTGCGACACATGAAGAGTTGATTACGTCCATCGTCCGTGATGAGCTGAACTCCTATAAAAAATTACCGGTCAACTTGTTCCAGATTCAAATGAAGTACCGGGATGAACGCCGTCCACGGTTCGGATTACTCCGTGGCCGTGAATTCATCATGAAAGATGCCTATTCGTTCCATTCGTCGCAAGAGAGTTTGGAAGAAGAATATCAAAATATGTTTAATGCCTATACAAAAATCTTCACACGTGTCGGACTCGAGTTCCGTCCGGTCGTCGCAGATTCCGGTGCGATTGGCGGTAGTGGAACACATGAATTCCATGCCTTGGCTGCTATCGGCGAAGATACGATCGTGTATTCTGATCAGTCGGATTATGCGGCGAACCTGGAGATGGCAGAATCGGTCGATCAGTACACGAAACAAGATAAAGCATCAGAAGCATTAGAAGAAGTTCACACAGGTGACGCCAAAACAATTGAAGCTGTCAGTGCAGTACTTGGATTACCGGAACAGGAGTCGATCAAAACGGTTGTCTTCAAAACGGAAGAAGGTCTTGTCATGGCGCTCGTCCGTGGTGATCATGAAGTCAATGACATTAAACTGAAGAATTACCTCGGTGCTCTCGATATTATGATGGCAACGGATGAAGAAATCGAGCAGGCACTCCATTCGACACCGGGAACGCTCGGACCGATTGGGGCCGACATGAAGGTTGTTGCGGATTATGCAGTGCGGGCATTAACAAATTCTGTTTGCGGCGCGAACAAGCCGGAAACGCATTACGTGCATGTTGAGCCAAACCGCGACTTTGAAGCAGAATACACAGATTTACGATTCGTCGAAGAAGGTGACCTCTCACCGGACGGACAAGGACACGTCAAGTTCGCTCGAGGAATCGAAGTCGGACAAGTCTTTAAACTCGGGACACGTTATTCAGAGGGCATGAATGCTACGTTCCTTGATGAAGGCGGGAAAGCCCAACCGTTGATCATGGGTTGTTACGGGATTGGTGTCTCGCGGACGATGTCTGCCGTCGTCGAGCAACATTACGATGAACGCGGCATCATCTGGCCAAAAGCCATTGCACCATTTGATGTTCATTTGATTGCCGTCAACGGTAAAAATGCAGAACAAATGCAAGTGGCGGAAACGGTCTACCATGACCTGACGGCCGCCGGATTCTCGGTTCTCTTTGACGATCGGAAAGAACGTGCCGGCGTCAAATTCGCCGACGCAGACTTGATTGGACTGCCTGTAAGAATCAATGTAGGTAAAAAAGCACCGGACGGTATCGTGGAACTGAAAGCACGACGCGGTGGAGAAGCAGAAGAAATTCAACAAGCAGATCTTCTTGAAGCTGTTCGTTCGCTTTATGAAGGTTTACAATAA